A region of Hymenobacter sp. J193 DNA encodes the following proteins:
- a CDS encoding TonB-dependent receptor has protein sequence MTRTFSRDTAVALGSLALATLAFLPTAHAQQAPAADSTRRQTLSEVTVTGVGPHFAAPVDGTTITAGRRNELIKPREVNANLVQNNMRQVMARVPGLMVWENDGSGQQINVATRGLSPNRSWEFNTRQNGYDMSADAFGYPEAYYNPPMEAVERIQLLRGGAGLQFGPQFGGLLNYELKRGARDKKVEIETSNTAGSNGLFNSYNAVGGTVGNVNYYAYYRHRQGNGWRPSNQFTVDDLHGNVHVALTERLTLNAELTYLTNRLQQPGGLTDAQFAQDSRQSTRDRNWLSTPWLIPALTLDYKASERTHINLKTFGLVAARNSVGFVAGLPALDTVNRRTRQFAARQVDRDDYRNLGAELRLTQDLDFLGYTHTLATGLRAYRATTLRRQRGTGTTGSDYDLSLSGNGLFTNEFDFTTTNGAAFAELLLHAGTRLSITPGVRYDYLRNTSTGYLGRAANGTENRLPDQSSQRNVLLYGLGTEFIVSPTTNLYANYSRAFRPVLFGDLVPPATADVIDPNLKDARGYTAEVGYRGTFKNWLRFDVGYFFLNYEDRIGTIRRPVPGGTAGQTQQFRTNLGRTQTHGLEAYAELDLIHSITGNFNLPHLDLFAALSLLDARYGNLPVTTLTGTGVGTQIVESNLDGKYVENAPRQTLRTGLTFAHKGVSVTGQFSHVGKVYADANNTEEPTANAQTGAIPAYQVADFSATWKLGAEGRYRLSGGVNNVFDARYFTRRAGGYPGPGILPADGRTWFAGLGLTL, from the coding sequence ATGACCCGTACTTTTTCCCGCGATACCGCCGTTGCACTTGGCAGTCTGGCGTTGGCTACCCTTGCTTTCCTTCCCACCGCCCACGCCCAGCAGGCGCCGGCTGCAGACTCCACCCGCCGCCAGACCCTGAGCGAAGTAACCGTGACCGGAGTAGGTCCGCACTTTGCGGCCCCCGTGGACGGCACCACGATTACGGCCGGCCGCCGCAACGAGCTCATCAAGCCCCGTGAGGTCAATGCTAATCTGGTGCAGAACAACATGCGCCAGGTGATGGCCCGCGTGCCCGGCCTGATGGTGTGGGAAAACGACGGCTCGGGCCAGCAGATTAACGTGGCCACCCGCGGCCTGAGCCCCAACCGCAGCTGGGAGTTTAACACCCGCCAGAACGGCTACGACATGAGCGCCGACGCCTTTGGCTACCCCGAAGCCTATTACAACCCGCCCATGGAAGCGGTGGAGCGCATCCAGCTGCTGCGCGGCGGCGCCGGCCTGCAATTCGGGCCCCAGTTCGGGGGCTTGCTCAACTACGAGCTCAAGCGCGGGGCCCGCGACAAGAAAGTTGAGATTGAAACCAGCAACACGGCCGGCTCTAACGGCCTGTTCAACTCCTACAACGCCGTGGGCGGCACCGTGGGCAACGTGAACTACTACGCCTATTACCGCCACCGGCAGGGCAACGGCTGGCGTCCCTCCAACCAGTTCACCGTCGACGACTTGCACGGCAACGTGCACGTGGCCCTCACCGAGCGCCTGACCCTAAACGCGGAGCTCACCTACCTGACAAACCGCCTGCAGCAGCCCGGCGGGCTCACCGACGCGCAATTCGCGCAGGACAGCCGCCAGAGCACCCGGGACCGCAACTGGCTCAGCACCCCCTGGCTGATTCCGGCCCTCACCCTGGACTACAAAGCCAGCGAGCGCACCCACATCAACCTGAAGACCTTTGGCCTGGTGGCCGCCCGCAACAGCGTGGGCTTTGTGGCTGGCCTGCCCGCCTTGGACACCGTAAACCGTCGGACCCGGCAGTTTGCCGCCCGTCAGGTGGACCGCGACGACTACCGCAACCTGGGCGCCGAGTTGCGCCTGACCCAGGACCTGGACTTTTTGGGGTACACCCACACGTTGGCCACCGGTTTGCGGGCCTACCGGGCCACCACGCTACGCCGCCAGCGCGGCACGGGCACCACGGGTTCGGACTACGACCTGAGCTTGAGCGGCAACGGGCTTTTTACCAACGAGTTTGATTTCACTACTACCAACGGGGCGGCGTTTGCCGAACTGCTGCTGCACGCCGGCACCCGCCTGAGCATCACGCCGGGCGTTCGCTACGACTACCTGCGCAACACCAGCACCGGCTACCTGGGCCGGGCCGCCAATGGCACCGAAAACCGCTTGCCCGACCAGTCCAGCCAGCGCAACGTGCTCTTGTACGGCCTGGGTACTGAATTCATCGTCTCCCCTACGACCAACCTGTATGCCAACTATTCGCGCGCTTTTCGCCCCGTGCTCTTCGGCGACCTGGTGCCGCCGGCCACGGCCGACGTCATCGACCCCAACCTGAAGGACGCCCGCGGCTACACCGCCGAAGTGGGCTACCGCGGCACCTTCAAGAACTGGCTGCGCTTCGACGTGGGCTACTTCTTCCTCAACTACGAGGACCGCATCGGCACCATCCGCCGGCCCGTACCCGGCGGCACCGCCGGCCAGACCCAGCAGTTCCGCACCAACCTGGGCCGCACCCAAACCCATGGCTTGGAAGCCTACGCCGAATTGGACCTGATTCACTCAATCACCGGCAACTTCAACCTGCCCCACCTCGACCTGTTCGCGGCCCTGAGCCTGCTCGACGCCCGCTACGGGAACCTGCCCGTGACCACGCTCACCGGCACGGGCGTCGGCACCCAGATTGTGGAAAGCAACCTGGACGGCAAGTACGTGGAGAACGCCCCGCGCCAGACCCTGCGCACGGGCCTCACCTTCGCTCACAAAGGTGTGTCGGTGACCGGGCAGTTCAGCCACGTGGGCAAGGTGTACGCTGACGCCAACAACACCGAGGAGCCCACGGCCAATGCCCAGACCGGCGCCATTCCGGCCTACCAGGTGGCCGACTTCTCCGCCACCTGGAAGCTAGGCGCCGAGGGCCGCTACCGCCTCAGCGGCGGCGTCAACAACGTGTTCGACGCGCGCTACTTCACGCGCCGGGCGGGTGGTTACCCCGGCCCGGGCATCCTGCCCGCCGACGGCCGCACGTGGTTCGCGGGCCTGGGCCTCACGCTGTAA
- a CDS encoding DUF305 domain-containing protein yields the protein MNRLFRLPIYSLLVLVSLFSACKMDHDMDDMKHDSALMKIMMDMMTQMDAQAKTQDPDHDFAAQMVLHHDAAIKMSEEELRAGSNQEMKTIAQDVITKQRAEITQFNTFLSGHQPTQPLVPQFNQIQKTNMDRMMAASNARAMTMRTDVDYAAMMIDHHQAAIDNSEALLQHGRNATMRQLAQAIITDQRQEIATLQNWLTRNR from the coding sequence ATGAACCGCTTATTCCGTTTGCCTATTTACTCCCTGCTTGTGCTTGTTTCCCTGTTTTCGGCCTGTAAAATGGACCACGACATGGACGATATGAAGCACGACTCTGCGCTGATGAAAATCATGATGGACATGATGACGCAGATGGACGCACAGGCCAAGACCCAGGACCCTGACCACGACTTCGCCGCCCAGATGGTGTTGCACCACGATGCCGCCATCAAGATGAGCGAGGAAGAACTTCGCGCGGGCAGCAACCAGGAGATGAAGACCATCGCCCAGGACGTCATTACCAAGCAGCGCGCCGAAATCACGCAATTCAACACGTTCCTGAGCGGGCACCAGCCCACGCAGCCGCTGGTGCCGCAGTTCAACCAAATCCAGAAAACCAACATGGACCGCATGATGGCCGCGAGCAACGCCCGCGCCATGACCATGCGCACCGACGTGGACTACGCAGCGATGATGATTGACCACCACCAAGCGGCCATCGACAACTCGGAGGCGCTGCTCCAGCACGGCCGCAACGCCACGATGCGTCAGCTGGCGCAGGCCATCATCACCGACCAGCGCCAGGAGATTGCCACGCTGCAAAACTGGCTGACGCGCAACCGTTAA
- a CDS encoding AraC family transcriptional regulator, with product MNSQLRSGFTLPAPGTHRLLIKNMVCPQCIRVVREDLTALGLQVHRVVLGEADVSTADGQDPDLEPVRTSLEAAGFALLEDPRAQLVEQIKTLLVTLIHYPEPGPRLLTYSDYLVQHLGRDYHYLSHLFSSEEGLTIEKFIIRQKVERAKELIGYGELSIAQVAGQLGYSSPAHLSRQFGQVTGLTPTEFQRLGPASHARRSLDALL from the coding sequence ATGAACTCCCAACTCCGCTCCGGCTTCACGCTGCCCGCCCCCGGCACCCACCGGCTGCTGATAAAGAACATGGTGTGCCCCCAGTGCATCCGAGTGGTGAGGGAAGACCTGACGGCCTTGGGCCTGCAAGTACACCGCGTGGTGCTGGGCGAGGCCGACGTGAGTACCGCCGACGGTCAGGACCCGGACCTGGAGCCCGTGCGCACCAGCTTGGAGGCCGCGGGCTTTGCCTTGCTCGAAGACCCGCGGGCCCAGCTGGTGGAGCAAATCAAGACCCTGCTGGTGACGCTCATTCATTATCCCGAGCCGGGCCCGCGCTTGCTGACTTACTCGGATTACCTGGTCCAGCACCTGGGGCGGGATTACCACTACCTCTCCCACCTGTTTTCCTCCGAGGAAGGGTTGACCATCGAGAAATTCATCATCCGCCAGAAGGTGGAGCGGGCCAAGGAGCTCATCGGCTACGGCGAGCTGAGCATTGCCCAGGTGGCCGGCCAGCTGGGCTACAGCTCCCCGGCCCACCTCTCGCGGCAGTTCGGACAGGTGACGGGTTTGACTCCTACCGAATTTCAGCGGTTGGGGCCCGCCAGCCACGCCCGACGCAGCCTGGACGCGCTGCTGTAG
- a CDS encoding DUF4396 domain-containing protein, with amino-acid sequence MHTTPWAPDWALWLWFSLTLLSVLYVAWDLFTRTPEMKVMKWGWVLVTLYTGPVGLLIYWFSCREPAPGTHEAFIAPLWKQAVGSTIHCAAGDATGIIVAAAITGYFGLSMGVDIWIEYAAGFVFGLFIFQALFMKDMMGLSYGEALRQSFLPEWISMNAMMAGMLPTMVILMTRDMRAMEATSPWFWAAMSAATLVGVVVSYPVNYWLVKNQLKHGMGTERALGKGGAAQEEVSASAHAGHSMGGMSHAVSPAAAHAGHAMAAMPMNMEGGAQVSGLRKAVVTLITLVMLALGYWLAARYGDLSMRPGEPMEAMPGMDIPGHRM; translated from the coding sequence ATGCACACTACCCCCTGGGCACCGGATTGGGCTCTCTGGCTCTGGTTTAGCTTGACGCTGCTCTCGGTGCTCTACGTGGCCTGGGACCTGTTTACCCGCACGCCCGAGATGAAGGTCATGAAGTGGGGCTGGGTCCTGGTCACGCTCTACACCGGCCCGGTGGGCCTGCTTATCTACTGGTTCTCCTGCCGCGAGCCCGCGCCGGGCACCCACGAGGCTTTTATAGCGCCGCTGTGGAAGCAGGCCGTGGGCTCCACCATTCACTGCGCGGCGGGCGACGCGACGGGCATCATCGTGGCCGCCGCCATCACCGGCTACTTTGGGCTGAGCATGGGCGTGGACATCTGGATAGAGTACGCTGCCGGCTTTGTCTTCGGCCTGTTCATCTTTCAAGCTCTGTTCATGAAGGACATGATGGGCCTGAGCTACGGGGAGGCCCTACGCCAATCCTTTCTGCCGGAGTGGATATCCATGAACGCTATGATGGCCGGCATGCTGCCCACCATGGTGATTCTGATGACCCGCGACATGCGGGCCATGGAAGCCACCTCGCCCTGGTTCTGGGCGGCCATGTCGGCCGCGACGCTGGTGGGCGTGGTGGTCTCCTACCCCGTCAACTACTGGCTAGTTAAAAACCAGCTCAAGCACGGCATGGGCACCGAGCGCGCGTTGGGCAAAGGCGGCGCGGCACAGGAAGAAGTCAGCGCTTCGGCGCATGCCGGCCATTCTATGGGTGGCATGTCGCACGCCGTGTCCCCAGCAGCGGCGCACGCCGGGCACGCCATGGCCGCGATGCCCATGAACATGGAAGGCGGAGCCCAGGTGTCGGGCTTGCGCAAAGCAGTGGTTACCTTGATAACGCTGGTGATGCTCGCCCTCGGCTACTGGCTGGCGGCCCGCTACGGCGACCTGTCCATGCGGCCCGGCGAGCCGATGGAGGCCATGCCTGGCATGGACATACCGGGCCACCGAATGTAA
- a CDS encoding cupredoxin domain-containing protein, whose translation MQLSFYRDEENSCSEELLMPDFSIRRDLPAFKTTLVELLPQQAGTFTFTCGMGMLRGSLVVK comes from the coding sequence GTGCAGCTGAGCTTTTACCGCGACGAGGAAAACTCCTGCTCCGAGGAGCTGCTCATGCCCGACTTCAGCATCCGCCGCGACCTGCCCGCCTTTAAAACGACCCTGGTGGAGCTGCTGCCCCAGCAGGCGGGTACCTTTACGTTCACCTGTGGCATGGGCATGCTGCGCGGTAGCTTAGTCGTTAAATAG
- a CDS encoding DUF6122 family protein, whose amino-acid sequence MRRATQPTPPRGLRRQFPTKLFSAQTLVHYSLHFLFPAVLALVFFPAMWQAAYLMMLATMLMDLDHLLAKPIFDPLRCSVGYHPLHSFYAFPVYALLLLLPALHPVAVGLLFHLFTDTVDCLWNFSHCNECYLSSRIYALRNGVKKLLGRKVVE is encoded by the coding sequence GTGCGCCGCGCTACCCAGCCGACGCCACCACGCGGCCTGCGTCGGCAGTTCCCGACCAAACTTTTCAGCGCCCAGACGCTGGTGCATTACAGCCTGCACTTTCTTTTCCCGGCCGTGCTAGCGCTGGTGTTTTTTCCTGCGATGTGGCAGGCCGCCTACCTGATGATGTTGGCCACGATGCTCATGGACCTGGACCACCTGCTGGCCAAACCCATTTTCGACCCGCTGCGCTGCAGCGTGGGCTATCATCCGCTGCACTCTTTTTACGCCTTCCCGGTGTATGCGCTGCTCCTGCTGCTGCCGGCATTGCACCCCGTCGCCGTGGGCTTGCTTTTCCACCTGTTCACCGATACCGTGGACTGCCTGTGGAACTTCAGCCACTGCAACGAGTGCTACCTCAGCTCCCGGATTTACGCCTTGCGCAACGGGGTGAAAAAGCTACTGGGCCGCAAGGTGGTTGAGTGA
- a CDS encoding DUF305 domain-containing protein, with the protein MRNMHEGMAMMESMPKTGDPDNDYSTMMIMHHQIAIKNSQEEIKSGKSAEMKAMAQTIIDKQQAEIAQFNAFLAGHPAHAPAVPEFNALQMMNMMQMMKAVDLRPLTGDPDFDFAQLMIDHHQAAIENSDALLKFGRDNATKVLAQQIITDQKMEIRMLQDFLLANKKY; encoded by the coding sequence ATGCGCAACATGCACGAGGGCATGGCCATGATGGAGTCCATGCCCAAGACAGGCGACCCCGACAACGACTACTCCACCATGATGATTATGCACCATCAGATAGCCATCAAAAACAGCCAGGAGGAGATTAAAAGTGGGAAAAGTGCCGAGATGAAGGCCATGGCTCAGACGATTATCGACAAGCAGCAGGCCGAAATCGCGCAGTTCAACGCCTTCCTGGCCGGCCACCCGGCGCATGCCCCGGCCGTGCCCGAGTTCAACGCCCTGCAAATGATGAACATGATGCAGATGATGAAGGCCGTGGATTTGCGCCCCCTCACCGGTGACCCGGACTTCGACTTTGCCCAGCTGATGATTGACCACCACCAAGCCGCCATCGAAAACTCGGACGCACTGCTCAAGTTCGGCCGCGACAACGCCACCAAGGTGCTGGCCCAGCAAATTATCACCGACCAGAAGATGGAAATCAGGATGCTGCAGGACTTTCTGCTGGCTAACAAGAAATACTAG
- a CDS encoding heavy metal-binding domain-containing protein, whose translation MAGTAYECPMKCEGSASDKPGSCPKCGMALVKKA comes from the coding sequence ATGGCCGGTACTGCTTACGAATGCCCAATGAAGTGCGAAGGCAGCGCCAGCGACAAGCCCGGCAGCTGCCCCAAGTGCGGCATGGCCCTGGTCAAAAAAGCCTAA